Proteins from a genomic interval of Paenibacillus sp. FSL H8-0048:
- a CDS encoding alpha/beta hydrolase family protein yields MTNQERKQSEGKLAGQAVAENESIFRHSVGMVNKFVSHMDFHFTRTLAKEAYGGVSTGECFEAASHIVDGDFSTYAPAWQPVAERMEAKGWDCLKKGHKVSAREAFMRAAVYWGCVGMYTSDSDPLTRESCMRTRALWKEAGKLSDPIMEPVDIPYENGKVMKGYFIAGGASGEKRPTLLGMGGGENYLEEIYFQCAGAVRRGYNLLIFEVPGQKAAIWENPDLFIRMDAEVPVGYVVDYALTRPEVDPDRIALIGHSFGGYYVMRAACFERRIAACIASPVIWSMQPEILQILGFDASKPYPRDMESQIDPANTTAQFVLEGDFRARCGHKNTTIAEWMDYLGQGSLLGLEEQITCPVLNMIGEGEFGPEQLEEERKHFAMLKNPKNRFNLTMAYEGGEQHCTENNLLLKNQLEMDWLDEVLGYAGQ; encoded by the coding sequence ATGACTAATCAAGAAAGAAAACAATCGGAAGGAAAGCTCGCAGGCCAGGCAGTGGCCGAAAACGAGTCGATTTTTCGCCACTCCGTCGGCATGGTCAACAAGTTCGTGTCGCATATGGATTTTCATTTCACCCGTACTTTGGCGAAGGAAGCTTATGGCGGTGTATCTACCGGGGAATGCTTCGAAGCTGCTTCACACATCGTGGACGGCGATTTCTCAACCTATGCACCAGCGTGGCAGCCGGTAGCTGAGCGGATGGAGGCCAAAGGCTGGGACTGCCTCAAGAAGGGGCACAAAGTGAGTGCGCGTGAAGCCTTCATGCGTGCGGCCGTATATTGGGGTTGCGTGGGAATGTACACAAGTGATTCAGACCCTCTTACTAGAGAATCGTGTATGCGGACACGTGCCCTGTGGAAAGAAGCTGGCAAGCTGTCCGATCCGATTATGGAGCCGGTGGATATCCCCTATGAGAACGGCAAGGTGATGAAAGGCTATTTCATCGCTGGAGGCGCCTCCGGTGAGAAGAGACCAACGCTGCTGGGGATGGGCGGCGGTGAGAACTATTTGGAAGAGATCTATTTCCAGTGTGCTGGAGCGGTCCGCCGCGGTTACAATCTTCTGATCTTTGAGGTTCCGGGCCAGAAAGCGGCGATATGGGAAAATCCAGACCTCTTCATCCGCATGGACGCAGAAGTCCCGGTTGGTTATGTGGTTGACTATGCGTTAACCCGTCCGGAAGTGGACCCAGACCGGATTGCCCTAATTGGACATAGCTTTGGCGGGTACTACGTCATGAGAGCAGCATGCTTCGAGAGGCGGATTGCTGCTTGTATTGCCAGTCCTGTAATTTGGTCCATGCAGCCTGAAATCCTGCAGATTCTAGGGTTCGATGCGAGTAAACCCTACCCCCGTGACATGGAATCCCAGATTGATCCGGCCAACACGACGGCGCAATTCGTCCTGGAAGGCGATTTCCGGGCAAGATGCGGGCATAAGAATACGACGATTGCGGAGTGGATGGATTACTTGGGGCAAGGCTCCTTGTTGGGCCTGGAAGAGCAAATCACCTGCCCTGTATTGAACATGATCGGCGAAGGGGAATTTGGTCCTGAACAGCTTGAGGAGGAACGGAAGCATTTTGCCATGCTGAAGAACCCTAAGAACAGATTCAATCTGACCATGGCTTATGAAGGCGGGGAACAGCATTGCACGGAGAATAATCTGCTGCTCAAGAACCAGCTTGAAATGGACTGGCTTGATGAAGTCTTAGGATATGCAGGACAGTAA
- a CDS encoding HEAT repeat domain-containing protein: MFTDLIHRLGLTLPVALVEELELHKEKQKDQNYFLRLMEADEIVELVDYLSKIEAYRDMIPLWSDDHSNYIGLYVQGTCKYRICYIDHEETDVSPAFRSIRSFITKIEEYPDLDWHDLNKDYPAEFEVSQTEMNEDLACIDELNRMISSDQLISDDIRCQYIFSIMALTPKGNLNSIIKYLDDEDMFVQERACEIIGFHTYIPAKEKLVKISKNGMHNGKIAAKRALERIREDRKNEI, translated from the coding sequence ATGTTTACAGATCTTATTCACAGACTTGGCCTTACATTGCCTGTTGCATTAGTTGAGGAGTTGGAGCTGCACAAGGAGAAACAAAAGGATCAAAACTACTTTTTAAGATTAATGGAAGCTGACGAAATTGTTGAATTAGTTGATTATTTGTCCAAAATAGAGGCTTATCGGGATATGATTCCTTTGTGGAGTGACGATCATTCAAACTATATTGGCTTGTACGTACAAGGCACATGCAAATACAGGATATGTTATATCGATCATGAGGAAACGGATGTATCTCCGGCCTTTAGAAGTATACGTTCATTTATAACGAAAATCGAAGAATATCCTGATCTGGATTGGCATGATTTGAATAAAGACTATCCAGCAGAATTTGAAGTTAGTCAAACTGAAATGAATGAAGACCTCGCTTGTATTGACGAGTTGAATCGAATGATAAGCTCTGACCAACTTATAAGCGATGATATTCGCTGTCAGTATATTTTTTCGATTATGGCATTAACGCCAAAAGGAAATCTTAATTCCATCATAAAATATCTAGACGATGAAGATATGTTTGTTCAAGAAAGAGCATGTGAGATTATTGGATTTCATACTTATATACCTGCTAAGGAAAAGCTGGTGAAGATCTCCAAAAACGGAATGCATAATGGGAAAATAGCAGCCAAAAGAGCATTAGAAAGGATAAGGGAAGACCGAAAAAATGAAATTTAA
- a CDS encoding ADP-ribosylglycohydrolase family protein, whose protein sequence is MLPSLAFLRHQLEGILRNKFAQGHQTSGYLARLEQLPASYDAYLEFAHSLADIPMRDNWPYYEPDDLEEIWRECDPDRPLSQIGVLNLKDSSKRVEAGFLASVCGLMLGKPIEVNPTLSELRQALTSVGEWPLNDYISEEALHALDRRHWSWFETTRGRIHYVAPDDDINYTLMGMMALEQFGKGFTKRNLRDLWINHLPISTTWGPERAILVRSGISYLEHDRELFNHSEIEAWPDFLVQDTELCGAAIRADAYGYACPGQPALAAELAWRDASFTHRRTGIYATMFIAAAIAAAHVLRDPLEIISTALQFVPSRSRFYEITADCLQIVANADNWSEAYQGIHQKYADYCHCQVYQEIGTLINTFRFAKNTGDGICKQVMQGNDTDSFGATAGSLLGVYFGPGSLEPRWLEPFQDRIHTGLSYFHEQQLSRLAERIGRLPEVLHSGQHRIQPSELNV, encoded by the coding sequence ATGCTGCCATCACTAGCATTTCTGAGACATCAATTAGAGGGGATTCTGCGTAATAAATTTGCACAGGGGCACCAAACCTCCGGTTATTTAGCCCGATTGGAACAGCTTCCCGCAAGCTACGATGCTTATCTGGAATTCGCCCATAGCTTGGCTGACATTCCAATGCGGGACAATTGGCCTTACTACGAGCCGGACGATTTGGAGGAGATATGGCGGGAATGCGACCCGGATAGACCTCTAAGCCAGATCGGTGTATTAAATCTGAAAGACAGCTCAAAGCGTGTGGAGGCAGGCTTCCTCGCTTCAGTCTGTGGTTTAATGCTGGGCAAGCCTATTGAGGTTAACCCTACTTTGTCTGAATTACGTCAAGCGTTAACGTCTGTCGGGGAATGGCCGCTGAATGATTATATTTCGGAAGAAGCTCTCCATGCGTTGGATCGTCGTCATTGGTCCTGGTTCGAGACTACGCGGGGGCGGATTCACTATGTGGCGCCTGACGATGATATCAATTACACCTTAATGGGAATGATGGCGTTAGAGCAATTCGGTAAGGGTTTTACGAAAAGAAACCTAAGAGATTTATGGATAAATCATCTTCCGATCAGTACAACCTGGGGGCCGGAGAGGGCCATCCTGGTTCGGTCGGGAATTAGCTATTTGGAGCATGACCGGGAATTATTCAATCATTCTGAAATTGAGGCCTGGCCCGACTTCCTGGTGCAAGATACCGAACTATGCGGGGCGGCAATTCGTGCAGATGCTTACGGTTATGCCTGCCCTGGTCAACCTGCGCTTGCGGCTGAGCTGGCTTGGCGTGATGCCAGTTTTACACATCGCCGGACGGGAATCTATGCCACAATGTTCATTGCCGCTGCAATAGCTGCCGCACACGTACTGCGCGATCCGCTTGAAATTATAAGTACTGCACTGCAATTCGTCCCTAGCAGGAGCCGATTCTATGAGATTACTGCGGATTGCCTGCAGATCGTAGCGAATGCAGATAACTGGTCGGAGGCTTATCAGGGGATTCATCAGAAGTACGCGGATTACTGCCACTGTCAGGTGTATCAGGAGATTGGCACCTTGATTAATACATTTCGATTTGCTAAGAATACCGGAGACGGAATATGCAAACAGGTCATGCAAGGCAACGATACCGACAGCTTCGGAGCAACAGCAGGCTCGCTGCTCGGGGTGTATTTCGGCCCGGGCAGCTTGGAACCGAGATGGCTTGAACCTTTCCAGGACAGGATTCATACGGGCTTATCTTATTTTCATGAGCAACAACTCTCCCGCTTGGCTGAGCGCATAGGGCGTTTGCCAGAGGTGTTGCACAGCGGCCAGCACCGAATTCAACCTAGCGAGCTGAATGTATGA
- a CDS encoding TetR/AcrR family transcriptional regulator, translated as MTESGSGSRRRGAALEHAILDEAWRLLNQMGYSKLTMDDVAQAAKTNKNAIYRRWPQKCYLIQAVIGRQAPALEGSISDQGSLKEDLRALFRVLDPIFEIIKPDDLRGVISDMFSYTTYFNLFNFVNQDNDIRTSLEAIITRANQRGEISLTVDRISEKALNLPFLLMINEIILYGRLNEAGSEDIIDNILLPIYEVDK; from the coding sequence ATGACTGAAAGCGGGAGCGGAAGCCGGCGCCGGGGTGCTGCCCTTGAACATGCAATTTTAGATGAGGCCTGGCGGTTGCTGAATCAAATGGGATATAGCAAGCTGACCATGGACGACGTAGCCCAGGCCGCAAAAACCAATAAAAATGCAATTTATCGCCGCTGGCCCCAAAAATGCTACCTGATTCAGGCTGTTATAGGACGACAGGCACCAGCATTAGAAGGGAGTATTAGCGATCAGGGTTCATTAAAGGAGGATTTAAGGGCACTATTTAGGGTTCTAGATCCCATCTTTGAAATCATCAAACCTGATGATCTGCGGGGTGTGATTTCGGATATGTTTTCGTATACGACCTATTTTAATTTATTCAACTTCGTGAATCAGGACAATGATATCCGTACATCCTTGGAAGCTATTATTACGAGGGCTAATCAGCGCGGGGAAATATCACTTACCGTAGATAGGATTTCTGAAAAGGCTCTAAATTTACCGTTTCTGCTTATGATCAATGAAATTATACTGTATGGAAGGCTTAATGAAGCTGGCAGCGAGGATATTATTGATAATATTTTGCTGCCTATCTATGAGGTAGATAAATAG
- a CDS encoding ATP-dependent helicase gives MLSKLNPQQREAVKFQENALVIACPGSGKTRVLTSKIAYELEKMTTKKKMVVALTYTNRAAEEISKRIDEMGILTEQLWAGTIHSFCFQWILSPYSSYLSELKYGFSIADEFMVDELKEQIIEEYNLPGYTEINTRINRQGSYDFIGAGNNPAEELHKRLLKNRMIDFDLLLYFSFQLLMKYPKISLHLGRIFTYILIDEFQDTQDLQYAVVGQIIKASQRNCKLLLVGDPNQAIYSSLGGTAKEVSEIAEEIGCEIKKLELSGNYRSIQRIINYYTLFQWHETNVKSMIDDGRDKGIVKFNNTTHKDKLYQELATIIRHHLNKGTEPNEICVIAPRWDHLTTISRRLKSLLPDVPFEAPGLTPLPRSLDNFWYKLARLLLTEPSSKMYMTRMRWSKQVLEEINIFTNMNYEINSNQSRKFLRLINGIKIDESNGILYLKQAFTLLFSLLNIDSEEHKVLNEHWESFFYGIERRYSKPDFETIPKDISYFRSMFQISKGVVVNTCHGVKGEEFDTVIAFGLLRGFVPHWNSIINQHYMVEEEQSKKLLYVIGSRAKRNLYLFAEKGRLTQSGNDYEVNRQLGRVNFEYNDFEKSLVYGI, from the coding sequence ATGCTGAGTAAACTAAACCCTCAACAGAGAGAAGCTGTTAAGTTTCAAGAGAATGCATTAGTCATAGCTTGTCCTGGTAGTGGGAAAACGCGTGTACTAACATCCAAAATAGCGTATGAATTAGAAAAAATGACTACAAAAAAGAAGATGGTTGTCGCTCTGACTTATACTAATCGTGCTGCTGAGGAAATAAGCAAAAGAATTGATGAAATGGGTATATTAACTGAGCAACTTTGGGCTGGGACAATACATTCTTTTTGTTTTCAGTGGATTCTAAGTCCATATTCAAGTTATTTATCAGAGCTTAAATATGGTTTTAGTATTGCAGATGAATTTATGGTAGACGAATTAAAGGAACAAATAATTGAAGAGTATAATTTGCCGGGATACACTGAGATAAATACTAGGATAAATAGGCAGGGAAGTTATGATTTTATAGGTGCTGGTAATAATCCAGCAGAAGAGCTACATAAGCGGTTATTAAAAAATCGGATGATTGATTTTGACCTTTTACTATATTTCTCCTTTCAACTATTAATGAAATATCCTAAAATTTCGTTACATCTAGGGAGAATTTTCACATATATTTTAATAGATGAGTTTCAAGATACACAGGACTTACAGTACGCCGTAGTGGGTCAAATTATAAAAGCCAGTCAAAGAAATTGTAAATTGTTGTTAGTGGGTGATCCCAACCAGGCAATTTATAGTTCGTTAGGCGGAACAGCGAAAGAGGTTTCTGAAATAGCAGAAGAAATAGGATGCGAGATAAAAAAGTTAGAGCTATCTGGGAATTATCGTTCAATTCAAAGGATAATTAATTATTATACATTATTTCAATGGCATGAGACAAATGTGAAATCAATGATTGATGATGGAAGAGATAAAGGAATAGTGAAGTTTAATAATACAACACATAAAGATAAATTATATCAAGAATTAGCGACTATTATTCGTCATCATCTTAATAAAGGAACTGAGCCAAACGAAATATGTGTTATTGCTCCTCGTTGGGATCATTTAACTACCATTTCAAGAAGATTAAAGTCACTACTGCCAGATGTGCCATTTGAAGCACCTGGATTAACCCCTCTTCCTCGTTCTCTAGATAATTTTTGGTATAAGCTTGCAAGACTATTATTAACTGAGCCATCTTCAAAGATGTATATGACTAGAATGAGATGGAGTAAGCAAGTGCTCGAAGAAATTAATATTTTTACAAATATGAATTATGAAATTAATAGTAACCAATCCCGTAAGTTTTTAAGGTTAATTAACGGAATAAAAATAGACGAATCAAATGGTATTCTATATTTAAAACAAGCATTTACATTGTTATTTTCATTATTAAATATTGACTCAGAAGAACATAAAGTTCTAAACGAACATTGGGAGTCTTTTTTTTATGGGATTGAGAGAAGGTATTCTAAACCTGACTTTGAAACCATACCAAAGGATATATCTTATTTTCGTTCGATGTTTCAAATTTCTAAAGGAGTTGTTGTAAATACTTGTCATGGTGTAAAAGGTGAGGAATTTGACACAGTCATTGCATTTGGACTACTAAGAGGTTTTGTGCCACACTGGAACAGTATAATAAATCAACACTATATGGTAGAAGAAGAGCAATCAAAAAAGCTACTATATGTTATTGGTTCACGTGCCAAAAGAAATCTTTATTTATTTGCAGAAAAAGGTAGGTTAACTCAAAGTGGAAATGATTATGAAGTTAATCGACAACTAGGAAGGGTGAATTTTGAGTATAATGATTTTGAGAAATCATTAGTTTATGGAATCTAG
- a CDS encoding GyrI-like domain-containing protein, with protein MISTRIETKAAFRIIGYKTTLSEGGAMHNPAYSPLKTAFFKSTLENGSMAALRPLSESPYGFAAIAREDGKILYVAGVQSSGPLPEAAVEVLFPGGEYLVLSGQGGLSRLAFDRLEDEAFGGILNDEYEYEYTGHPIAEVLTNGNPMDAEVEVWVPVKKRDAV; from the coding sequence ATGATTTCGACCAGAATTGAAACGAAGGCAGCATTCCGCATCATCGGGTACAAGACCACTCTAAGTGAAGGTGGGGCGATGCACAATCCGGCGTATTCTCCGCTCAAAACGGCTTTTTTCAAAAGCACGCTGGAGAACGGCTCCATGGCCGCCCTGCGTCCCCTGTCTGAGAGTCCCTACGGCTTCGCCGCGATTGCCCGGGAGGATGGGAAGATCCTGTATGTTGCAGGCGTTCAGTCATCAGGGCCCCTGCCGGAGGCGGCAGTTGAAGTACTTTTTCCGGGAGGAGAGTATTTGGTGTTGTCGGGTCAGGGCGGGTTGTCGCGTCTCGCATTTGACCGGCTGGAGGATGAGGCATTCGGTGGTATCCTGAACGATGAATATGAGTATGAGTATACCGGACATCCGATTGCGGAGGTACTGACCAATGGCAACCCGATGGATGCCGAAGTTGAAGTATGGGTGCCGGTGAAAAAGCGGGATGCGGTTTGA
- a CDS encoding ATP-dependent nuclease, giving the protein MYISNLSITNFRNFKNSNFIFKKGINTLIGENGAGKTNAFYALRLMLDGNLPINASKLIETDFNKGLNDWRGHWIAIKLEFKDLDSSEATTMLAHKMENVLEEESKGTYIMYFRPNKKLRKLLYELSESSDKNAEALKIILSEITINDYETVYCFRGNVDLNDELVYKKIVGDFETIEFSDPEKDDQDELGNPTSQTFLIRNEIACTFIKALRNVVGDLKQIKHSPLLNLLRGTANDIKVKDSQSITNKVVELNATISELEEIKQLTNKVKSSLNDTLGFTYAPSVNIKSELPEEINKLLTSLTLWVGDGEEDQEGKLEDLSLGGANLIYITLKLLEYEYKKPKEEKAAHFLLIEEPEAHIHTHIQKTLFDKYQFENTQVIASTHSTHISSASKISAVNVLSKDKNQTYVCNPSKSLLPKECMRIERYLDATRSTLLFAKGVILVEGDSELILIPEMFKKVFGISLDEIGVSIINMSSTVFEHIAKLFHDERIHRRCSVITDNDMSLIDLPEDSFTDNKEQKKARDSQTKGIERRSKLDTVYKDNQWVRPFYAKHTFEVEFILSGNEDETISTLDKIYTREADKTNSRLKLTSVDSRTKGVEILRLAEKEGKGWFALLMAEGLSPKTLIPTYILEAIAFASSHITTKHFIKMAKHITEDRLDKSLFEALLEQAKVEALEDDAILADILSALDKLDSENQLFRFYKMVSKERELQYAE; this is encoded by the coding sequence ATGTACATTTCAAACCTTTCGATTACAAATTTCAGGAATTTTAAAAATAGTAATTTCATCTTTAAAAAAGGAATTAATACTTTAATTGGTGAAAATGGAGCCGGGAAAACAAATGCATTTTATGCACTACGACTTATGTTAGATGGAAATTTACCAATTAATGCTTCAAAGCTTATTGAGACAGACTTTAATAAGGGACTTAATGATTGGAGAGGACACTGGATCGCAATTAAATTAGAATTTAAGGATTTAGATTCTAGTGAGGCTACAACCATGTTAGCTCATAAAATGGAAAATGTTCTGGAAGAGGAATCTAAAGGTACGTATATTATGTACTTTAGACCAAATAAGAAATTAAGAAAATTACTGTATGAATTATCCGAGAGTTCAGATAAAAACGCTGAAGCTCTTAAGATAATATTGTCTGAAATAACTATAAATGACTATGAAACGGTATATTGTTTTAGAGGAAACGTAGACTTAAATGATGAGTTAGTATACAAAAAAATAGTTGGGGATTTTGAAACTATAGAATTTTCTGATCCTGAAAAAGATGATCAGGATGAGCTAGGAAATCCAACTTCTCAAACATTTTTAATTCGCAATGAAATTGCTTGCACCTTTATCAAGGCATTACGAAACGTAGTAGGTGATTTAAAGCAAATAAAACATAGTCCTTTATTAAACTTATTAAGAGGGACTGCAAATGACATTAAAGTTAAAGATTCACAATCCATTACAAACAAGGTAGTGGAATTGAATGCAACAATAAGTGAATTAGAAGAAATCAAGCAGCTAACCAATAAAGTAAAATCTTCATTGAATGATACATTAGGTTTTACATATGCCCCAAGTGTAAATATTAAATCTGAATTGCCAGAGGAGATAAATAAACTCCTAACTTCTTTAACATTATGGGTAGGTGATGGCGAAGAAGATCAAGAAGGCAAGTTAGAAGATCTTAGCTTAGGTGGGGCAAATTTAATTTATATAACTTTGAAGTTATTAGAATATGAGTATAAAAAACCAAAGGAAGAAAAGGCTGCACATTTTCTTTTAATTGAGGAACCAGAGGCTCACATTCATACTCATATTCAAAAAACTTTGTTTGATAAGTATCAATTTGAAAATACACAGGTTATTGCTTCTACTCATTCGACACACATTTCATCCGCTAGTAAAATTAGTGCTGTAAATGTTCTCAGTAAAGATAAGAACCAAACGTACGTTTGTAATCCGAGTAAATCGCTCTTACCAAAAGAATGTATGAGAATTGAGCGCTACCTTGATGCTACTAGATCTACTTTATTGTTTGCAAAAGGTGTAATTTTAGTAGAAGGTGACTCTGAACTTATTCTTATTCCAGAGATGTTTAAAAAAGTTTTTGGAATAAGCCTTGATGAAATAGGAGTTAGTATAATTAATATGAGTAGTACTGTTTTTGAACATATAGCTAAGCTATTCCACGATGAAAGAATTCATAGAAGGTGTTCTGTTATTACAGATAACGACATGTCTTTAATCGACCTTCCAGAAGATTCTTTTACAGACAACAAGGAGCAGAAAAAAGCAAGGGATTCTCAAACTAAGGGTATTGAAAGAAGAAGCAAGCTTGATACAGTTTATAAGGATAATCAATGGGTTCGGCCTTTTTATGCAAAGCATACTTTTGAGGTTGAATTCATTCTTAGTGGTAACGAAGATGAAACAATTTCTACATTGGATAAAATCTATACAAGAGAGGCAGATAAGACAAATTCACGATTAAAGTTAACGTCTGTTGATTCACGAACTAAAGGTGTAGAAATTCTGAGACTTGCAGAAAAAGAAGGGAAAGGTTGGTTCGCTCTATTAATGGCAGAAGGATTGTCTCCAAAGACACTAATCCCAACGTATATTTTAGAAGCTATTGCTTTTGCTTCTAGTCATATTACTACAAAGCACTTTATAAAAATGGCAAAGCATATCACGGAGGATAGGTTAGATAAGTCTTTATTTGAGGCACTACTTGAACAAGCAAAAGTAGAGGCTCTTGAAGACGATGCAATTCTTGCTGATATCTTAAGTGCTCTTGATAAACTAGATTCGGAAAATCAATTATTCAGGTTCTATAAGATGGTTAGTAAGGAAAGGGAACTTCAATATGCTGAGTAA
- a CDS encoding helix-turn-helix transcriptional regulator, which yields MKMDRLIALIMILLEHEQISARELAERLEVSRRTIYRDIDTLNRAGLPIYTLMGAWGGVGLMKSYKVGKTVFTPQEIQNLMNGLHSYKQLFGRREIVYVAEKLNALYPDNAVGRPSAPFIMDLSLNQGNESLRSLFGMIETAMNEHAVLAFAYTDARGQISKRRVEPYQVVFKESSWYLQAYCLVKQDYRIFKLARMSGLQVTKEQFAPKVFTPLPMDGGDWLSQGWVEVTIRLDRSVMDRVIERFGADHILRVDEHHCWAKYPIIANDYGFDRLLAFGDKCEVLGPPEIRSGFKEYVRGIMSKYEGNNDVDW from the coding sequence ATGAAAATGGATCGCTTGATTGCGCTCATTATGATCCTGCTGGAGCATGAGCAGATAAGTGCGCGCGAGTTAGCGGAGCGGCTCGAAGTCAGCAGACGAACGATTTACCGCGATATTGATACGCTAAATAGGGCCGGCCTGCCGATCTATACGCTGATGGGGGCGTGGGGCGGTGTCGGCTTGATGAAGTCCTACAAAGTCGGCAAAACCGTATTCACCCCGCAGGAAATCCAGAACCTGATGAATGGATTACACAGCTACAAGCAGCTTTTTGGAAGACGGGAAATAGTGTATGTAGCGGAGAAGCTGAACGCTCTCTATCCAGACAATGCTGTGGGCAGGCCGAGTGCGCCGTTCATCATGGATCTGTCCTTGAATCAAGGAAACGAGTCGCTGCGCAGCCTGTTCGGGATGATTGAGACGGCGATGAATGAGCACGCTGTGCTGGCTTTTGCGTATACGGATGCGCGGGGGCAGATCAGTAAACGGCGGGTGGAGCCGTACCAGGTAGTTTTCAAGGAGAGTAGCTGGTACTTGCAAGCCTATTGTCTGGTCAAGCAGGACTACCGGATCTTCAAGCTGGCGAGGATGAGCGGTCTTCAAGTGACGAAGGAACAGTTTGCTCCAAAAGTGTTCACACCCCTCCCCATGGACGGAGGCGATTGGCTAAGCCAAGGCTGGGTCGAGGTTACCATCCGGCTGGACCGCTCCGTCATGGATCGCGTGATCGAACGGTTCGGCGCCGACCATATCCTGCGGGTGGATGAACACCACTGCTGGGCCAAGTATCCCATTATTGCGAATGACTATGGCTTCGACCGGCTGCTTGCTTTTGGAGACAAATGTGAAGTGCTGGGGCCGCCTGAGATACGGAGCGGGTTCAAGGAATATGTGCGGGGGATTATGAGTAAGTATGAGGGGAATAACGATGTGGATTGGTGA
- a CDS encoding DUF1648 domain-containing protein, with translation MKSVLPTLPSAPESLVMEMEPGLRKGNVGLPSHWFLIHAVIIVVSILTVLRNYDLIPDQLPVHFDGSFTVDRYADKSYSIVFIPTIMQVLGTLLFIFEYWSIRRGKKQLREDETYRRAWSDFMITACFLFVILLSVVQLNMMSLLNINFVAPVVLSIIAFTILYACTLTYWAGQRDSR, from the coding sequence ATGAAAAGCGTACTGCCTACGCTGCCTTCTGCTCCCGAATCACTGGTCATGGAGATGGAACCTGGATTACGTAAAGGGAATGTTGGCCTGCCTAGTCATTGGTTTCTCATTCATGCTGTTATTATTGTGGTTAGTATTCTAACAGTGCTGCGCAACTACGATCTGATTCCTGACCAGCTTCCGGTCCATTTCGACGGCAGCTTTACCGTAGACCGCTATGCAGATAAATCTTATAGTATTGTGTTTATACCTACAATCATGCAGGTGTTAGGAACCCTTCTGTTCATATTTGAGTATTGGAGTATCCGCAGAGGGAAGAAGCAGCTTAGAGAAGACGAAACTTACCGCCGTGCCTGGTCGGATTTTATGATTACAGCATGTTTCTTGTTCGTTATTCTCTTATCTGTCGTACAGCTAAATATGATGTCTCTGCTTAACATTAATTTTGTTGCCCCCGTTGTCCTAAGCATCATTGCCTTTACCATCCTATACGCCTGCACCTTAACGTACTGGGCGGGTCAGCGCGACAGCCGCTAG